Proteins from a single region of Synechococcus sp. WH 8109:
- a CDS encoding tetratricopeptide repeat protein, which yields MRRTLAAALVVLGGLFGAPAANALIPYVYLPTEEELKGSSIGIGRTAAQLLQLGQAKDAARLAALAVRLNPNDERFWSILAEAQLRNNDLKDASQSLARAKQLNPEKAGLWFAEAAIALRAERPDDAVPLITRGLQLDPNNASAYFDLGNARIMRGELPLALKSFEQATGLKPEFWEALNNQALVLFEMGQRQEAVRRWRRVLKLETNAEPMLALAAALHQQGEQTEAIQLASTALAKNPNYVLPLHQAEQLWGVRIREATAQLLSEPRLTNSVERAQANATWKKSQ from the coding sequence TTGCGTCGGACGCTGGCGGCTGCACTGGTCGTTCTGGGCGGTTTGTTCGGCGCCCCAGCAGCCAACGCCCTGATCCCCTACGTCTATCTGCCCACCGAAGAGGAACTCAAGGGCTCATCAATCGGCATCGGTCGAACAGCTGCACAGCTGCTTCAGCTGGGGCAAGCCAAGGACGCAGCACGACTCGCGGCTCTGGCGGTGCGGCTCAACCCCAATGATGAACGGTTCTGGTCGATCCTGGCGGAGGCTCAACTGCGCAACAACGACCTCAAGGACGCAAGCCAGTCTCTGGCCCGGGCCAAGCAGCTGAATCCTGAAAAAGCCGGCCTGTGGTTCGCCGAAGCAGCGATTGCCCTGCGGGCAGAGCGACCGGACGATGCCGTTCCCTTGATTACCCGCGGACTCCAATTGGATCCGAACAACGCTTCGGCCTATTTCGACCTCGGCAACGCCAGGATCATGCGGGGCGAACTCCCTCTGGCCCTTAAGTCGTTCGAACAAGCCACGGGCCTGAAGCCGGAGTTCTGGGAAGCCCTGAACAACCAGGCCCTGGTGCTTTTTGAGATGGGCCAGCGACAGGAAGCCGTGCGGCGTTGGCGCCGGGTGTTGAAGCTGGAGACCAACGCAGAACCGATGCTGGCCCTGGCCGCAGCTCTGCATCAACAGGGTGAGCAGACCGAGGCGATCCAGCTCGCTTCCACAGCGTTGGCCAAGAACCCCAACTACGTCCTGCCCCTGCATCAAGCCGAACAGCTTTGGGGTGTGCGCATCCGTGAGGCGACGGCACAATTGCTGAGCGAGCCGCGGCTCACTAACAGCGTGGAACGAGCCCAAGCCAACGCAACGTGGAAGAAAAGCCAGTGA
- the queG gene encoding tRNA epoxyqueuosine(34) reductase QueG, with the protein MQGHVTDQQTRLSEALKRRAAEEGFNPVGIARIPGSPRLQLRTKALERWLDHGHQADMAWMAAPRRRDPRLLLDGANSVLAVGLNYYVDAQPSPGSLKVARYGWGRDYHRVVDQRLRRIGRWLSEQRPDCGWRACVDATPLLDKAWAEEAGLGWIGKHSNLIHPERGSWMVIGHLLTTEHLNADPPARSLCGRCSACIDACPTHAIREPFVVDARRCLAFHTIENREDDLPENIRAALGPWVAGCDICQDVCPWNHRSLPQSSDPDVQPRPWLLNLQKEQIQSWDDSVWDQNLRGSALRRIKPWMWRRNAAAAQPDPTPTL; encoded by the coding sequence ATGCAAGGGCATGTCACCGATCAACAAACTCGTTTAAGCGAGGCTCTGAAGCGCCGCGCCGCTGAGGAAGGGTTCAATCCCGTTGGCATTGCCAGAATCCCGGGAAGTCCACGGCTGCAGCTGCGCACCAAAGCACTGGAGCGCTGGTTAGACCATGGTCATCAAGCTGACATGGCCTGGATGGCCGCCCCCCGTCGGCGAGACCCCAGGCTTCTGTTGGACGGAGCCAACAGCGTGCTCGCCGTTGGCCTCAACTATTACGTCGACGCTCAACCCTCTCCCGGCTCCCTCAAAGTCGCCCGCTACGGCTGGGGACGGGACTATCACCGGGTTGTGGATCAACGGCTGCGACGGATCGGTCGCTGGCTTTCGGAACAACGGCCCGACTGCGGTTGGCGCGCCTGTGTTGACGCCACACCGCTGCTGGACAAGGCCTGGGCTGAGGAAGCCGGCCTGGGCTGGATCGGCAAGCACAGCAATCTGATTCACCCCGAACGGGGCTCGTGGATGGTGATCGGCCATCTGCTGACAACGGAGCACTTGAACGCCGACCCACCAGCCCGCAGCCTCTGTGGACGCTGCAGCGCCTGCATCGATGCATGCCCCACGCATGCGATCCGCGAACCTTTTGTGGTGGATGCAAGGCGTTGCCTGGCCTTTCACACGATCGAAAACCGTGAGGACGACTTACCGGAGAACATTCGCGCCGCCCTTGGACCGTGGGTGGCGGGATGTGACATCTGCCAGGACGTCTGCCCCTGGAACCACCGAAGCTTGCCCCAGAGCAGTGATCCCGATGTGCAGCCACGCCCATGGCTGCTGAATCTGCAGAAGGAACAGATCCAGAGCTGGGATGACAGTGTTTGGGACCAAAACCTGCGGGGATCGGCGTTGCGACGGATCAAACCCTGGATGTGGCGTCGCAACGCCGCTGCAGCACAACCGGATCCCACACCTACGCTTTAG
- a CDS encoding HpsJ family protein, producing MTGTETGRLAPLLRWLGLTLVVILVLQMLAVLVGVDWGADAPRPQVTGPLVALAPLGFAGLLTCLIGSRLDHPHQQRTPLRLLVAVLSALLALGMVIAVPMSLDGGAGDAARQRNLEQGREALKDARAFRADAAQVTSLGEQLAQAGQLAADATDDDKLRAAQKLVDDQIAQMEAQLKTVEVGQARESQQRFIGGTITAVVLAIAFVLLAFTAVL from the coding sequence GTGACCGGCACTGAGACAGGACGGCTTGCTCCCTTGCTGCGCTGGCTTGGTTTAACCCTCGTGGTGATCCTCGTCCTGCAGATGCTGGCTGTTCTTGTCGGTGTCGACTGGGGTGCGGATGCTCCACGCCCGCAGGTCACCGGACCGCTGGTGGCCCTTGCTCCTTTGGGATTTGCCGGTTTGTTGACCTGCCTGATCGGATCACGGCTGGATCATCCCCATCAGCAGCGCACTCCTTTGCGTCTGCTGGTTGCCGTTCTTTCAGCGCTGTTGGCCCTCGGCATGGTGATTGCCGTGCCCATGTCCCTGGATGGGGGTGCGGGTGACGCGGCCCGTCAACGCAATCTGGAACAGGGCCGCGAAGCGCTGAAGGATGCTCGAGCCTTCCGCGCCGATGCAGCGCAGGTCACCTCCCTTGGTGAGCAGCTGGCCCAGGCCGGTCAACTCGCTGCCGATGCCACCGATGACGACAAGCTGCGGGCGGCACAAAAGTTGGTAGACGATCAGATCGCCCAGATGGAGGCCCAACTCAAGACCGTTGAGGTCGGCCAGGCCCGTGAATCCCAGCAGCGGTTCATCGGTGGAACCATCACGGCTGTGGTTCTTGCGATTGCGTTTGTGCTCCTTGCGTTCACGGCAGTGCTCTGA